One window of uncultured Erythrobacter sp. genomic DNA carries:
- a CDS encoding D-2-hydroxyacid dehydrogenase: MTTVAISGLIRPLLEPQLPDDLDVRWFMTHEEALEAVKGAEIGWFDSNNKDDMVKSLMAATELKWLNSIYAGLDFLPMDVLAERGITVTHGVGINAITIAEYVVMGMLNIAKGYREVVRAQERREWLLDSPGKRELSGSKALLLGYGAIGQLIKPRLEAFDVDVSVVRRSKAEGVLTPDEWRGELGEFDWVILAVPSTPETENMIGADELAAMKSDAVIVNIARGEVIDQPALVAALEGKQIGGAFLDVTTPEPLPADHPLWALDNAHISMHLSGRAQDKMFIRSAARFLENLANYRAGKPIGPIFDPRLGY, translated from the coding sequence ATGACCACCGTAGCCATCTCCGGCCTGATCCGCCCATTGCTCGAACCGCAATTGCCCGATGATCTCGACGTGCGCTGGTTCATGACTCACGAAGAGGCATTGGAAGCGGTGAAGGGCGCGGAGATTGGCTGGTTCGATTCCAACAACAAAGACGACATGGTGAAGTCGCTGATGGCGGCGACCGAGCTCAAGTGGCTGAACTCGATCTATGCGGGGCTCGATTTCCTGCCGATGGACGTGCTGGCAGAGCGCGGGATCACTGTTACGCATGGCGTGGGGATCAACGCGATCACCATTGCCGAATATGTGGTGATGGGGATGCTCAATATCGCCAAGGGCTACCGCGAAGTCGTGCGTGCGCAGGAACGGCGCGAATGGCTGCTCGACAGCCCCGGCAAGCGCGAACTGTCTGGCAGCAAGGCGCTGCTTCTCGGCTACGGAGCAATCGGACAGCTGATCAAACCGCGGCTCGAAGCCTTTGACGTCGATGTCAGCGTGGTGCGGCGATCCAAGGCTGAAGGCGTCCTCACCCCCGATGAATGGCGCGGAGAGCTGGGCGAGTTTGACTGGGTAATTCTCGCCGTGCCTTCAACGCCCGAAACCGAGAACATGATCGGCGCGGACGAGCTTGCGGCGATGAAATCCGACGCGGTGATCGTCAACATCGCACGCGGTGAAGTGATCGACCAGCCGGCTCTGGTCGCGGCGCTTGAAGGCAAGCAGATCGGCGGCGCGTTCCTTGATGTGACAACGCCTGAACCTTTGCCCGCAGACCACCCGCTCTGGGCGCTCGACAATGCGCATATCTCCATGCACCTGTCGGGCCGCGCGCAGGACAAGATGTTCATCCGCAGCGCCGCGCGTTTTCTGGAGAACCTTGCCAATTACCGCGCAGGCAAGCCCATCGGGCCGATCTTCGACCCCCGGCTGGGCTACTAA
- a CDS encoding class I SAM-dependent methyltransferase produces MSENRRDHWQTVYQTKQVDRVSWFQPSTAPSLDALLRLGAGSDNSLIDIGAGASPLVADLARAGWDDLAMLDISEAALELARDAMGEAADKVEWIAADITRWSPRRRYDVWHDRAVFHFLTEASQRDAYRGALDKGLAPGGLLLIATFAPDGPEQCSDLPVQRYDAAGLSQALGDNLRLVEHWREVHVTPWQTEQAFTWAAFRKEPT; encoded by the coding sequence GTGAGCGAGAACCGGCGCGATCATTGGCAGACCGTCTATCAGACCAAACAGGTCGACCGCGTCAGCTGGTTCCAGCCGAGCACCGCGCCATCGCTTGACGCGCTTTTGCGGCTGGGCGCGGGCAGCGACAATTCGCTGATCGATATCGGCGCGGGCGCTTCCCCGCTTGTGGCCGATCTCGCCCGCGCCGGTTGGGACGATCTCGCCATGCTCGACATCTCCGAAGCCGCGCTGGAGCTTGCGCGCGATGCGATGGGTGAAGCTGCGGACAAGGTCGAATGGATCGCTGCCGACATCACCCGCTGGTCGCCCCGGCGGCGCTACGATGTATGGCACGACCGGGCCGTGTTTCACTTTCTGACCGAAGCTTCTCAGCGCGATGCCTATCGCGGAGCTCTCGATAAGGGGCTCGCGCCGGGCGGGTTGTTGCTGATCGCAACATTCGCGCCCGACGGACCGGAGCAATGCAGCGACCTGCCGGTCCAGCGTTATGACGCCGCCGGCCTGTCACAAGCGCTCGGTGACAATCTGCGGCTGGTGGAGCATTGGCGCGAGGTGCATGTAACGCCGTGGCAGACAGAACAGGCCTTCACATGGGCCGCTTTTCGCAAGGAACCGACATGA
- the cysS gene encoding cysteine--tRNA ligase: MTDLKLFNSLTREIEPFVPVHEGEARVYTCGPTVYNYPHIGNMRAYVFADILGRTLSHKGFDLTHIINITDVGHLTDDADEGEDKMEKIAAEKAQSIWDIARHYTEAYWADVKALGIRQPAKWSIATDYIEEMLDFAKSIADKHCYELESGLYFDVSTIEDYGRLARAVTEDGEGRIDTVEGKRNAADFAIWRKTPAGETRQMEWNSPWGKGAPGWHLECSVMGEKLLGFPFDIHTGGIDHREIHHPNEIAQNQAFCGCGGLSEATNSGARIWMHNNFLVERSGKMSKSSGEFLRLQLLVDKGYHPLAYRLMCLQAHYRSELEFSWEGLDAALTRLKRMVIAAQRLVDAPSQPVAEHPKFAAPLTKFEEAISDDLGTPIALTALEDALAVKKVDAGIKRAVVEYMDAVLGLSLFDLTREALRIRPKTATITEAEIEDALTRRKAARAEKDFAASDAIRDELSAKGVEVMDGDPLGWEWKLG; this comes from the coding sequence ATGACCGACCTCAAACTCTTCAACTCGCTCACCCGCGAGATCGAACCGTTCGTTCCCGTCCATGAAGGCGAGGCGCGCGTTTATACCTGCGGGCCGACGGTCTACAATTACCCCCATATCGGCAATATGCGCGCCTATGTCTTTGCCGATATTCTGGGCCGCACGCTGAGCCACAAGGGCTTTGATCTCACCCACATCATCAACATCACCGACGTGGGCCATCTCACTGATGATGCCGATGAGGGTGAGGACAAGATGGAGAAGATAGCTGCCGAAAAAGCGCAGTCGATCTGGGATATCGCGCGTCATTACACCGAGGCCTATTGGGCCGATGTGAAGGCGCTGGGCATCCGCCAGCCGGCCAAGTGGTCCATCGCCACCGACTATATCGAAGAGATGCTCGATTTCGCGAAGAGCATCGCCGACAAGCACTGCTACGAACTGGAAAGCGGCCTCTATTTCGATGTGTCGACTATCGAGGATTACGGCAGGCTTGCGCGGGCCGTTACCGAAGACGGAGAAGGCCGGATCGACACGGTTGAAGGCAAGCGCAACGCCGCCGACTTTGCGATCTGGCGCAAGACGCCTGCGGGCGAGACGCGGCAGATGGAATGGAATTCGCCGTGGGGCAAGGGCGCGCCTGGCTGGCATCTGGAATGCTCGGTAATGGGTGAGAAGCTGCTTGGCTTTCCCTTCGACATTCACACTGGCGGGATCGACCACCGCGAGATTCACCACCCCAACGAGATCGCGCAGAACCAGGCCTTTTGCGGCTGCGGTGGCCTGTCCGAAGCTACCAATAGCGGGGCGCGGATATGGATGCACAACAACTTCCTTGTCGAGCGATCGGGCAAGATGTCGAAGTCCTCGGGCGAGTTCCTGCGGCTGCAGCTGCTTGTCGATAAGGGCTATCACCCGCTCGCCTACCGGTTGATGTGCTTGCAGGCGCATTATCGCAGTGAGCTGGAGTTTAGCTGGGAGGGCCTGGATGCGGCGCTCACAAGGCTCAAACGGATGGTGATCGCAGCGCAAAGGCTTGTCGATGCGCCGTCCCAGCCGGTTGCCGAACATCCCAAATTCGCCGCTCCACTGACCAAGTTCGAAGAGGCGATCTCGGACGATCTCGGCACGCCCATCGCGCTCACAGCGCTCGAAGATGCATTGGCGGTCAAGAAAGTCGATGCGGGTATCAAGCGCGCGGTGGTCGAGTATATGGACGCCGTGCTGGGCCTCAGCCTGTTCGACCTCACCCGAGAGGCGCTTCGCATCCGGCCCAAAACGGCCACGATCACCGAAGCCGAAATCGAAGATGCGCTCACCCGCCGCAAGGCTGCGCGCGCCGAAAAGGACTTCGCGGCCTCCGATGCGATCCGCGATGAACTCAGCGCCAAGGGGGTCGAGGTAATGGACGGCGATCCGCTGGGCTGGGAGTGGAAGCTGGGGTGA
- a CDS encoding nitroreductase, with protein sequence MNVSEAVTTRRSVREFLEKPVDLGTLRRVMETARWAASGCNYQPWEATILTGQPLKDLQAKITTTPPQQAEYDWTAPGQEDAYKQRLNAVSKGMFGSMNIARDDGEGRMKAMMRNATSFDAPAVMFVYFPRLMKEAQWSDTGMWLQTVALLLREEGLDSCFQEYMALYANVIRDHLGLDHDRYMLFCGMAIGYRDPDAPLNNFEREREPLDETVKFLGFE encoded by the coding sequence ATGAACGTATCAGAAGCAGTCACCACCCGCCGCTCCGTCCGCGAGTTTCTCGAAAAACCGGTTGATCTCGGCACCCTACGCCGGGTGATGGAAACCGCACGCTGGGCCGCATCGGGCTGCAATTATCAGCCGTGGGAGGCGACCATCCTCACCGGCCAGCCGCTCAAGGATTTGCAGGCCAAGATCACCACGACGCCGCCGCAGCAGGCCGAATATGACTGGACCGCGCCGGGGCAGGAGGACGCCTACAAGCAGCGCCTTAACGCCGTGTCGAAAGGCATGTTCGGCTCCATGAATATTGCCCGTGATGATGGCGAGGGGCGAATGAAAGCGATGATGCGCAACGCCACCAGCTTCGACGCGCCAGCGGTCATGTTCGTCTATTTCCCGCGCCTGATGAAGGAAGCGCAATGGTCGGACACCGGCATGTGGCTGCAAACCGTAGCGCTGCTGCTGCGCGAGGAAGGGCTCGATAGCTGTTTCCAGGAATATATGGCGCTCTACGCCAATGTGATCCGCGACCATCTGGGGCTGGACCATGACCGCTATATGCTCTTTTGCGGCATGGCGATCGGCTACCGCGATCCGGACGCACCGCTCAACAATTTTGAGCGCGAACGCGAGCCGTTGGACGAGACTGTGAAGTTTCTAGGATTCGAATAG
- a CDS encoding toll/interleukin-1 receptor domain-containing protein encodes MVDVFISYSRQDLDAVARLAKAIQQAGYEVWWDAELPPHKSYGEVITDKIENANAAIVVWSPSARDSEWVRAEADMARSQKKLIQTALGDIMPPLPFNQIQFADLGDWQGEDDHIGWKKVQESLRDLCGERESLGAAAAGAASAAAASPPVAPAPAPSPAPTPASAPSTQPQQTPSSKAPLYTALGLGGVGLLGGGALVVAAISGSGDDDPYLVGDSGNPVALADTSDMPALDDRSIDSAPINPEPAPPPAPVPTQAPPAASGPVFTTASQTFNGALRQGEEQRFAVGLNANTSYRLVAECDMDCSDIDMWLYDENGNMIDEDVLEDDYPILDVTPIRSAEFTVRLQMFACSIEPCGFQIRVEPQ; translated from the coding sequence ATGGTCGATGTTTTCATATCCTATTCGCGTCAGGATCTTGATGCGGTCGCGCGGCTGGCCAAAGCCATCCAGCAGGCCGGATATGAGGTCTGGTGGGATGCCGAACTGCCCCCGCACAAAAGCTATGGCGAGGTCATCACCGACAAGATCGAGAACGCCAATGCCGCCATTGTGGTCTGGTCGCCGAGCGCGCGCGACAGCGAATGGGTGCGGGCAGAGGCCGACATGGCGCGCAGCCAGAAGAAACTGATCCAGACGGCCCTTGGCGATATTATGCCGCCGCTCCCCTTCAACCAGATCCAGTTCGCCGACCTTGGCGATTGGCAGGGTGAAGACGATCACATCGGCTGGAAAAAGGTGCAGGAAAGCCTGCGTGACCTGTGCGGCGAACGAGAGTCGCTGGGCGCAGCTGCGGCCGGCGCGGCAAGTGCGGCAGCGGCATCACCTCCGGTAGCGCCCGCTCCAGCACCCTCTCCGGCACCTACACCCGCTTCGGCACCATCAACTCAGCCTCAGCAAACACCTTCGTCCAAAGCTCCGCTCTACACCGCGCTCGGATTGGGAGGTGTGGGATTGCTGGGCGGCGGCGCGCTGGTTGTAGCCGCGATAAGTGGCTCAGGTGACGACGATCCCTATCTTGTTGGCGATAGCGGCAACCCTGTGGCTCTGGCTGATACTAGCGATATGCCCGCCTTGGATGACCGTTCAATCGATAGTGCACCGATCAATCCTGAACCTGCCCCGCCTCCTGCGCCCGTTCCGACACAGGCGCCCCCGGCAGCTTCCGGCCCAGTGTTCACCACCGCCTCTCAGACATTCAACGGCGCACTCCGGCAGGGTGAAGAGCAACGCTTCGCCGTCGGGTTGAACGCCAACACAAGCTACCGGCTCGTGGCCGAATGCGACATGGATTGCTCGGACATCGACATGTGGCTCTACGATGAGAACGGCAACATGATCGACGAGGACGTGCTGGAGGACGACTACCCGATCCTCGACGTTACCCCGATCCGCAGCGCCGAATTTACCGTGCGCTTGCAGATGTTCGCCTGCTCGATCGAGCCCTGCGGATTTCAGATCAGGGTGGAGCCGCAGTAG
- a CDS encoding DUF2846 domain-containing protein has translation MKKLIAAFAIATATPIAFVASAPVAMADEEEGFQVPTPPEGMGQIVFYRTGGLSGAALGCAVFNAGEEEKLSSLGSGRYFVLVSEPGERNFAVKSLETDDALTLEVEEGETQFVRCKIKSGFFSGRANIAPSSLREMNRRYRNPKLVDADDMSEAVRMTNYPETTVDEAAQ, from the coding sequence ATGAAGAAATTGATTGCAGCGTTCGCGATCGCGACCGCAACTCCTATCGCTTTTGTGGCTAGCGCTCCGGTCGCTATGGCTGATGAAGAGGAGGGTTTCCAGGTTCCAACCCCGCCGGAAGGCATGGGACAGATCGTCTTTTATCGCACCGGCGGACTTTCGGGCGCGGCGCTGGGTTGTGCGGTGTTCAATGCAGGCGAGGAAGAAAAGCTTAGCTCGCTGGGTTCGGGACGCTATTTCGTGCTTGTTTCGGAGCCAGGTGAACGCAACTTCGCCGTCAAGTCGCTCGAAACTGACGATGCGCTAACGCTGGAAGTTGAAGAGGGCGAGACTCAATTTGTGCGCTGCAAGATCAAGTCAGGCTTCTTCTCAGGCCGCGCCAATATCGCACCCAGCTCTCTGCGTGAGATGAACCGTCGTTATCGCAATCCCAAGTTGGTCGATGCCGATGATATGTCTGAAGCCGTTAGGATGACCAACTATCCTGAAACGACTGTCGACGAAGCTGCTCAGTGA
- the cobT gene encoding cobaltochelatase subunit CobT codes for MAEESPLDKFKQALTGASRAIARDAEVEVAWSADVPGASGNRFRVPLPGRDLPGEQVTEARGFADSFALKLRHHDAGLHAVGAPPEPVARACYDAIEQVRYEALGANRFGGIKSNLDAATEMRTAGDQITRAQNSSEVPLQTALSLMLREQLTGEAIPERAQAGVELVREFIEDAVGGDFTALSDSLDDQEAFQKLALDMLRDLDLTRLSDAPDETDNDDSDEEDGQDEDESGDEQQEGDGDPQSAETAAEMAEGDGEGDSDTEMSADQEMQDGEPGEEGDASQAPVRPNRPQTDIPGGLDYNAYTERFDEEIEAPELCDAEELDRLRAYLDSQLTGLQGVVTRLANRLQRRLMAQQNRSWDFDQEEGVLDAARLSRVIVSPGTALSYKVERDIDFKDTIVTLLIDNSGSMRGRPISIAAISADILARTLERCGVKTEILGFTTRAWKGGQSREAWLADGKPPTPGRLNDLRHIIYKQADEPWRRARRNLGLMMREGLLKENIDGEALLWAHSRLMYRPEERRILMVISDGAPVDDSTLSVNSAGYLEAHLRGVIDWIEKVSPVQLVAIGIGHDVTRYYRRAVTIMDVEQLGGTIMEQLAELFEDEKGTTRGRR; via the coding sequence ATGGCCGAAGAATCTCCTCTCGATAAGTTCAAACAGGCTTTGACCGGCGCGAGCCGCGCGATTGCGCGCGATGCCGAGGTTGAAGTCGCGTGGAGCGCCGATGTGCCCGGAGCCTCGGGCAATCGTTTCCGCGTGCCTTTGCCCGGACGCGATCTGCCGGGCGAACAAGTCACTGAAGCGCGCGGCTTTGCCGACAGTTTCGCGCTCAAGCTGCGCCACCACGACGCTGGGCTGCACGCGGTGGGCGCTCCGCCAGAGCCGGTTGCGCGCGCTTGCTATGATGCAATCGAGCAGGTGCGCTACGAGGCGCTGGGCGCGAACCGTTTTGGCGGGATCAAATCCAACCTCGACGCGGCGACTGAAATGCGCACTGCGGGCGACCAGATCACCCGCGCGCAAAACTCTTCCGAGGTGCCGCTGCAAACCGCGCTTTCGCTGATGCTGCGCGAACAGCTGACCGGTGAGGCAATCCCCGAAAGGGCGCAAGCCGGGGTAGAGCTGGTGCGCGAATTTATCGAGGACGCTGTGGGAGGGGACTTCACCGCCCTGTCCGACAGTCTCGACGATCAGGAAGCCTTCCAGAAGCTCGCGCTCGACATGCTGCGCGATCTCGATCTGACCCGTCTGAGTGACGCTCCCGACGAAACCGACAATGACGATTCGGACGAGGAAGACGGTCAGGACGAGGACGAGTCCGGCGACGAGCAGCAGGAAGGCGACGGCGACCCCCAAAGCGCCGAGACCGCCGCCGAAATGGCCGAGGGTGACGGTGAGGGCGATTCCGACACCGAGATGTCGGCGGATCAGGAAATGCAGGACGGCGAGCCGGGCGAAGAAGGCGATGCCAGTCAGGCACCCGTGCGCCCGAACCGTCCGCAAACCGACATCCCCGGCGGGCTCGACTACAATGCCTATACGGAGCGCTTTGACGAGGAAATCGAAGCGCCCGAATTGTGCGATGCCGAGGAACTCGACCGGCTGCGCGCCTATCTCGACAGCCAGCTGACCGGATTGCAGGGTGTGGTGACGCGGCTTGCCAACCGGCTCCAGCGCCGGTTGATGGCACAGCAAAACCGCAGCTGGGATTTCGATCAGGAAGAGGGTGTGCTCGACGCGGCGCGCCTCAGCCGCGTGATCGTCTCGCCCGGTACGGCCCTATCCTACAAGGTCGAGCGCGACATCGACTTCAAGGACACGATTGTCACGCTGCTGATCGACAATTCCGGTTCGATGCGCGGCCGGCCAATCAGCATCGCCGCGATCAGCGCCGATATTCTTGCGCGCACGCTGGAGCGCTGCGGGGTCAAGACCGAAATTCTCGGCTTCACCACCCGCGCGTGGAAAGGCGGGCAGTCGCGCGAGGCATGGCTCGCCGATGGCAAACCGCCTACGCCGGGCCGCCTCAACGATCTGCGCCACATCATTTACAAACAGGCCGACGAGCCATGGCGCCGCGCGCGCCGCAATCTCGGCCTAATGATGCGCGAAGGGCTGCTCAAAGAGAATATCGACGGCGAGGCGCTGCTCTGGGCGCATTCGCGGCTGATGTACCGGCCTGAAGAGCGCCGCATCCTGATGGTGATCTCAGACGGCGCGCCGGTCGATGACAGCACTTTAAGCGTCAATTCGGCAGGCTATCTCGAGGCGCATCTGCGCGGCGTGATCGACTGGATCGAGAAAGTCTCCCCCGTCCAGCTCGTCGCCATCGGCATCGGACACGACGTAACCCGCTATTACCGGCGCGCGGTAACGATCATGGATGTCGAACAGCTAGGCGGCACGATCATGGAGCAGCTCGCGGAGCTGTTCGAGGATGAGAAGGGAACAACGAGAGGACGACGCTGA
- the fsa gene encoding fructose-6-phosphate aldolase, producing the protein MKFFADTAEIAEIKELAATGLLDGVTTNPSLIHKSGRDFMEVTREICGLTDGPVSAEVVALDHETMMREAEVLRKIADNVCIKVPLTVDGLKTCKALSEDGTMVNVTLCFSANQALLAAKAGATFISPFVGRHDDNGFDGMDLISDIRLIYDNYDFDTEILVASVRHATHILESAKIGADVMTAPPKVILGLFKHVLTDKGIEGFLKDWEATGQSIV; encoded by the coding sequence ATGAAATTCTTTGCCGACACCGCCGAGATTGCCGAGATCAAGGAACTGGCCGCGACCGGCCTGCTTGACGGGGTTACGACCAACCCGTCGCTGATCCACAAATCGGGCCGCGACTTCATGGAAGTGACGCGCGAGATTTGCGGGCTCACCGATGGCCCGGTCAGCGCAGAGGTGGTCGCGCTCGACCACGAGACGATGATGCGCGAGGCCGAAGTGCTGCGCAAAATTGCCGACAATGTCTGCATCAAAGTGCCGCTGACGGTGGACGGGCTGAAGACCTGCAAGGCGCTCAGCGAAGATGGCACGATGGTCAATGTGACGCTGTGCTTCTCGGCCAATCAGGCACTGCTCGCGGCGAAAGCGGGGGCGACTTTCATCTCACCCTTTGTTGGGCGGCATGACGACAATGGCTTTGACGGCATGGACCTCATCAGCGACATCCGCCTGATCTACGACAATTACGACTTCGACACCGAGATCCTTGTCGCCAGCGTGCGCCACGCGACGCATATTCTCGAAAGCGCCAAGATCGGGGCGGACGTTATGACCGCACCGCCCAAGGTGATCCTCGGCCTGTTCAAGCATGTGCTGACCGACAAGGGGATCGAAGGGTTCCTGAAAGATTGGGAAGCGACCGGTCAGTCGATCGTTTAG
- a CDS encoding DUF4197 domain-containing protein, with amino-acid sequence MDMNGRDEFSTERRRLLMAGIGGAAVLALPACATIPGFSLTEAVRRLLLRSTEQAFARLTAPDGYWDAQVARLGLGNLLGTRGDTLSRILTSTLFKDRLEGVFADIAIEGSYVAAPIVTDAVRTIGFANAVELVRGGPRAATTALRGELGGRLIDEMVPELGEAIRIASDPLVAELLNAATGADIGGAAQRLAGNIDDAIWTEIGTEEAAIRANPEATGDPLLIGVFGVAAG; translated from the coding sequence ATGGATATGAACGGGCGCGATGAGTTCAGCACGGAGCGGCGCAGATTGCTGATGGCGGGAATTGGCGGAGCGGCAGTGCTGGCTCTGCCCGCATGCGCCACCATTCCCGGTTTCAGCCTGACCGAAGCGGTACGGCGTCTGCTGCTGCGTTCGACCGAACAGGCCTTCGCCCGGCTGACCGCGCCTGACGGATATTGGGACGCGCAGGTCGCACGGCTTGGCCTCGGCAACCTGCTTGGCACGCGCGGTGACACGCTGTCGCGGATTCTCACATCGACCCTGTTCAAGGATCGGCTGGAAGGGGTCTTTGCCGACATCGCCATCGAAGGGTCTTACGTCGCCGCGCCGATTGTGACCGATGCGGTGCGGACAATCGGCTTTGCCAATGCGGTCGAGCTTGTGCGGGGCGGTCCGCGCGCGGCAACCACGGCGCTGCGCGGCGAACTGGGCGGACGGCTGATTGACGAGATGGTGCCCGAACTGGGCGAGGCAATCCGGATCGCCTCCGACCCGCTGGTGGCGGAATTGCTGAACGCGGCCACCGGAGCCGATATTGGCGGCGCTGCGCAAAGGCTGGCGGGCAATATCGACGATGCGATCTGGACCGAGATCGGTACGGAAGAGGCCGCGATTCGCGCCAATCCCGAAGCGACCGGCGACCCGCTTTTGATCGGCGTATTTGGCGTCGCTGCCGGTTAG
- a CDS encoding primosomal protein N' produces the protein MNRVRLLVLNAALGSLDYSVPEGMRVEPGSVVVAPLGPRTVTGIVWDHGRLPGDEVDASKLRPLREVVAVPPLAAPLRRLIEWSADYYCARLASVARMVLSSGGALGGPTTMTEYRLTGGTPERMTPQRAAAIEALGDEQGTLRELSEIAGVSTGVLRGLVNQGVIEPVSVSIDRPYPQANADHHQPALSPDQLSVAGTLVNAVEARKFEPFLLDGVTGSGKTETYFEPVAAAIRMGRQVLVLLPEIALTENFLTRFEDRFGAAPVQWHSSLKSKERRRAWRAIADGSAQVIVGARSALFLPYANLGLIVVDEAHEISFKQDDGVRYNARDVSVMRARFEGIPVVLASATPALESLHMANSGTYTKLELPSRFGGAQLPAIKLVDLTVEKPAAGRWLSAPLIEGLEARLEAGEQSLLFLNRRGYAPLTLCRNCGHRFQCPNCSAWLVEHRLSSRLACHHCGLETKPPETCPECGEGDCLVACGPGVERIADEIAELFPEARIAVATSDTLGSPERAAEFIAQAEARAIDVIVGTQLVTKGFHFPELTLVGVIDADLGLEGGDLRAAERTYQQVAQVAGRAGRGAKPGEVLLQTRHPDAPVIAALANGDRDAFYAAETEARRDAGAPPFGRWAAIIISSEEEREARAAAVRLGDTRPHLDDLYILGPAPAPLALLRNRYRYRFLINARRSANLQEALRGWIEQQDFPPGVRVGIDIDPYSFV, from the coding sequence ATGAACCGTGTCCGACTTCTTGTCCTCAATGCTGCGCTTGGCTCGCTCGATTACAGCGTGCCCGAGGGGATGCGTGTCGAGCCGGGCAGCGTTGTGGTTGCGCCTTTGGGGCCGCGCACCGTCACCGGGATCGTGTGGGACCACGGGCGCTTGCCAGGGGACGAGGTTGATGCGAGCAAGCTGCGGCCTTTGCGCGAAGTGGTCGCTGTGCCTCCGCTCGCCGCGCCGCTTCGCCGCCTGATCGAATGGTCCGCCGACTATTACTGCGCCCGTCTCGCCAGCGTCGCGCGCATGGTCCTGTCCAGCGGAGGAGCCTTGGGCGGGCCGACCACCATGACCGAATACCGGCTGACCGGCGGGACGCCCGAACGCATGACCCCGCAGCGCGCCGCCGCAATCGAAGCGCTCGGCGATGAGCAAGGCACGTTGCGCGAGCTGTCCGAGATTGCCGGAGTATCGACCGGCGTCTTGCGCGGCCTCGTCAATCAGGGAGTGATCGAGCCGGTGAGCGTGTCGATCGACCGCCCCTACCCTCAAGCGAACGCCGATCATCACCAACCCGCGCTCTCGCCCGACCAGCTGAGCGTCGCCGGGACCTTGGTGAACGCGGTCGAGGCGCGCAAGTTTGAACCCTTCCTTCTCGATGGCGTCACCGGATCGGGCAAGACCGAAACCTATTTCGAGCCTGTCGCCGCAGCGATCCGGATGGGGCGTCAGGTGCTGGTGCTGCTGCCCGAAATCGCGCTGACGGAAAACTTCCTCACCCGCTTTGAAGACCGCTTTGGAGCTGCGCCCGTCCAGTGGCACTCCTCGCTCAAATCCAAAGAGCGGCGGCGGGCTTGGCGAGCAATTGCGGACGGTTCGGCGCAAGTGATCGTGGGTGCCCGTTCAGCATTGTTCCTGCCCTATGCCAATCTCGGCCTGATCGTGGTCGACGAAGCGCACGAGATCAGTTTCAAGCAGGATGACGGCGTGCGCTACAACGCCCGCGACGTCTCGGTCATGCGCGCGCGGTTCGAGGGAATTCCGGTGGTGCTGGCGAGCGCAACTCCGGCGCTGGAGAGCCTGCACATGGCCAATAGCGGGACTTACACAAAACTGGAGCTGCCCAGCCGGTTCGGTGGCGCGCAATTGCCCGCGATCAAGCTGGTCGATCTGACTGTCGAGAAACCCGCCGCCGGTCGCTGGCTGTCTGCGCCTTTGATCGAAGGGCTGGAGGCGCGGCTCGAGGCGGGCGAGCAGTCGCTGCTGTTTCTCAACCGGCGCGGCTACGCGCCGCTGACGCTCTGCCGCAATTGCGGGCACCGGTTCCAATGCCCCAATTGCAGTGCGTGGCTGGTCGAACACCGCCTGTCCTCGCGTCTCGCCTGCCATCATTGCGGGCTGGAAACCAAGCCTCCCGAAACCTGCCCCGAATGCGGCGAAGGCGATTGTCTGGTCGCATGCGGCCCCGGCGTCGAACGGATCGCGGACGAGATCGCCGAACTGTTCCCCGAAGCGCGCATTGCGGTCGCCACCTCGGATACGCTCGGCTCGCCAGAACGGGCGGCCGAGTTTATCGCGCAGGCCGAAGCGCGGGCGATCGACGTGATCGTTGGCACCCAGCTTGTGACCAAGGGCTTCCACTTTCCCGAGCTGACATTGGTGGGAGTGATCGACGCCGATCTGGGCCTTGAAGGCGGAGACTTGCGCGCTGCCGAGCGCACCTACCAGCAGGTCGCGCAAGTCGCGGGCCGTGCAGGGCGCGGCGCGAAACCGGGCGAGGTTTTGCTCCAGACCCGCCACCCCGACGCGCCCGTCATCGCCGCGCTTGCCAATGGCGACCGAGACGCCTTCTACGCCGCCGAAACCGAGGCGCGCCGCGACGCCGGTGCCCCGCCCTTTGGCCGCTGGGCCGCGATCATCATCTCGTCCGAGGAAGAGCGCGAGGCTCGCGCAGCTGCCGTCCGGCTGGGCGATACACGTCCGCATCTCGACGACCTCTATATCCTCGGCCCCGCGCCCGCCCCGCTTGCGCTGCTGCGCAACCGCTACCGCTACCGCTTCCTCATCAATGCGCGCCGCAGCGCCAATTTGCAGGAGGCCCTGCGCGGCTGGATCGAGCAGCAGGACTTCCCCCCCGGAGTGAGAGTCGGTATCGATATCGATCCCTATTCCTTTGTTTGA